Part of the Muntiacus reevesi chromosome 8, mMunRee1.1, whole genome shotgun sequence genome is shown below.
gaaaccctatCTTATATATAGCAGTCTGTGTAGGTTAATCCTGATGTTAAATGGGGCCCCAAGGAACAAAGGCTGGTACAGAAAGTGTCCACGATGCTGAGACTGCGTTTCTGACTTTCCTTGTCCCTCCCTGGCAGGGGTAGCGATTCGGCAGTCAGAAGACGGTTGCTTCTGAGCTCTGAGGGAGCCCAGGACACGCTCTGCTGGCTGGTACCTTGCAAATTAGGTCTCGTGCTGGGGGAGGTGCCACGTGGCGCTCAGAGCCTGGCTTGATCCAGAGGCGCTGTCTTCCTGCTGGCTGCTCAGTGATCGCCTTCTGTTTGTGCTTTTCTTGCTCCAGATGGGCAGAAGAAGGTTCAAGAGGAATTCGACATCGACATGGACGCGCCAGAGACAGAACGCGCGGCGGTGGCCATCCAGTCTCAGTtcagaaaattccagaagaaaaaGGCCGGGTCCCAGTCCTAGCGGGAAAGTCCCTTCCTAGTCTGCCAGGAGACACCAGCTTCAGCCATCATCCATCAAGAAATTGAAAAGGAACAGCGCCCTCAAGAGAAGTCCTCATCACATGATACCCATGTGCACCGCAGTCCCGCAATGCATGCACAGAGACCCGTGATATTTATACCCTTGTAGGAAGGTGTAGACAATGCAGTTGTGAGCAGCTTAATCTCTGTTTATCTCCAGGATCATTCCTCCTGCAACTAATTATTTT
Proteins encoded:
- the PCP4 gene encoding calmodulin regulator protein PCP4, whose amino-acid sequence is MSERQGAGTTNGKDKPSGENDGQKKVQEEFDIDMDAPETERAAVAIQSQFRKFQKKKAGSQS